In Heliangelus exortis chromosome 27, bHelExo1.hap1, whole genome shotgun sequence, the genomic window CGTGGGCACTGGCTGCCCCCCACACTGCGCCGTCCCACGGGTGCTCTGGGCTGGTGCCCGGGGTCAGTGGGGAGCAGAGGTGGTGGGGGGGATCCCGACGCCGAGCCCATGGCTGCAGCCATTGTGCCCGGTGAGGCAGGTGGCACGGTGAGGGTCAGCACAGGATACTCGCTGCCCTCACCAGACCCCACCGTGCCAGAGAACAGGGCTGACCGACAGCCAAGCTGgagtgctgctgtgccaccaTGACAGGGCTGGTTTTTCTAtccttttattgttttttttttttgttgtttttttttatagactAAGAGCAGAATATGAAAATCACCAGCcaaagcacttgaaaaaaaggtcgagttttttttttgttctgttgttgttgttgttgttgctgctgttgtcgTTTCGTTTTTCGTTTCGTTGTTTTGTTTcggttttttttgttttttttttttccccaaaaagtGTCTGTGCGTTTGCATAGGTCGGGTCTTCACAGAAGACGAGGAAAATCCAACACGTTCGACTATGTACAGgccagcccagggctggcacCGCCGCCTATGGTACAGTATAGATATTTCTATATAGTCGCTCTCTGTACAGTATGTATAGATCTCTAGATGGGTATGTACAGGCTGCCGGCCCTGGGGGTCCCTGCCCTCACCGGGCTGCTCTCCAGTCCAGCGCTGCCACCCAGCCCCGGAGTGGGACGTGGACGGGACGGTGTCCGAGCCGTGTCCctgcagaggtggctgcagccATCAGCGGGGTGGGAGGCGAGTCCCAGCCAGGATGGAATCGGCTCTCCGGGCAGGGAGGTGACGATGTGGAGGGGACGGGTGGTCCCACGGTGGGACCCCGCTGGCTCTCACAAAGGGGGGGCAGGTCGGGGGGTTCCCGCTCGACGCAGCCGCGCTGGCCGGGTCCCCGCCGGCGCTGGGAGCTAGGAGGCCAGCAGGGTCATGAGGAAGAGCGCGGCGGCCACGGCCAAGGGCAAGTGTTCCCGCTTGGGGCTGGTGCCACTGATGCTCTTCTCCAACTTCGGCATGTCTGGGTTGAAGTTTTCTGCGGGGGAGAGAACaagagggtgagggggggggggtgggataACCCCGAACCCCCCACCCCGCGGCTGGGGCTGCCTCATGGGCGGTGGCGGGGGGGACGCGGCACTGTAGGGCCGGGGgaaggggggtgaggggtgggggggctcTGCCCGACTCACCCAGGTCCTCGATCTTCACCTCGGGCCGCAGGGTGAACTGGGGCAGGGTGGGCGCCAGCTTCTCCCCGGAGTGCGACGCtgcaagagggagagaggggacagggaatgggggagggggtggtcaTGCTCCCTGTCTGCCTTGTGCCGCAGCCCCCCCTGGGAGGGCTGAGGCGCCCTAGAGGGacccaggagggatgggggaagtAGGAGGAATGGGGCGCCCTGGAAGGAcgggggagctgggagggatgggggacCCGCCAGAGGCCACGCCGCCCCCCCACTTGCCCGCAGCCCCTGGGGAGGGCACAGGGGGGACTTACTGGAGGCACAGCACACGAACACCTTCATCTTGAGGCAGGCCCGGCGGTGGTTGTGCATCGGTGTGGCTGCAAGGCAAGAGTGGGTTAGGGCGGGGGCTTTGGAGGGGGTGAGCCCAGCCCCACGCACCCAGAAGCTCAGTGGCCCCTGGGTATGTCGGGATCCAGCCCTcgctggggctggggggatgcaGCAGCACCCTTGTCCTGCACCCTGAGCCCTGATCCTGCATCTGCAACCCCCCAGCATCCCTATCCTGCATTAGAACCCCTCCAGCACCCCAATACTCCATCAGCATCCTGCAACCTTGATCCTGCATCCCCATCCTACCCCTCCACCCTCATCTTTCCCCACACCCTCATCTCACCCCTGCATCACGACCCCCCGCACTGCACCCCCAACCCATACTCTCCCCttccaccccccaccccatgcCTGAGGTCAGGGTACCCACTCCTGGGGGAGGCTCCCATGCCTGAGGCCTCCGggggaggctccagggagacccagccggggctgggagggagggagcgagggagggaaggagggagtgagggaaggaggaagggagggtttagggtgggagggaagggaggggttAGGGAGGGAGGAGTCCCGCCTGGCTACCCCACGTACAGATGTAGTAGTACTCCTGCCCTGCGCGGAACTCGTAGCCCAGCGAGAAGGCGCTGTAGCGCTGGAACTTCTCCGAGAACTTgatggggctgtggggtgcGTGGGGTCGGTTGCACTCCCAGCGCTTGAAGCCCTGGCTGGTGTTGCAGGTGCGGTAGCCCTCTGCGTTCACCATGTAGAGCACGTACTGCTCCAGCCGGTGCTCCGGCACCGAGGCGTTATAGTGAGGGCAGTAGATGTCCAGGTAGTCGTTGACGTTCACCTGCACCGTGTAGCCCTCCCGCCGCAGACTgcaagggaaaggggaggggacGAGGGGATTAGAGACGTCCCCTGTGCCTTCTCAAGCGCTGACTCCCTCCTTGGAAGGGGCCCTGAGGGTGTAGAACAGGAGGCTCCTACTGCAAGGACCTCAGGGGGCGGTGGTATCTCTCTGCTCAGCCTCGATCTGGAGCCCCCCAGAAcaccagaaccttctcttctccaagatgaaCAACCc contains:
- the EFNA3 gene encoding ephrin-A3 isoform X1 is translated as MAARLPALLPLLPLLLLLPGRGPPGALGNRHAVHWNSSNLHLRREGYTVQVNVNDYLDIYCPHYNASVPEHRLEQYVLYMVNAEGYRTCNTSQGFKRWECNRPHAPHSPIKFSEKFQRYSAFSLGYEFRAGQEYYYISTPMHNHRRACLKMKVFVCCASTSHSGEKLAPTLPQFTLRPEVKIEDLENFNPDMPKLEKSISGTSPKREHLPLAVAAALFLMTLLAS
- the EFNA3 gene encoding ephrin-A3 isoform X2, with the translated sequence MAARLPALLPLLPLLLLLPGRGPPGALGNRHAVHWNSSNLHLRREGYTVQVNVNDYLDIYCPHYNASVPEHRLEQYVLYMVNAEGYRTCNTSQGFKRWECNRPHAPHSPIKFSEKFQRYSAFSLGYEFRAGQEYYYISTPMHNHRRACLKMKVFVCCASKNFNPDMPKLEKSISGTSPKREHLPLAVAAALFLMTLLAS